A single genomic interval of Sceloporus undulatus isolate JIND9_A2432 ecotype Alabama chromosome 2, SceUnd_v1.1, whole genome shotgun sequence harbors:
- the SMIM15 gene encoding small integral membrane protein 15 isoform X2, with product MLDNIKGWAEYIVEWAAKDPYGFLTTVILALTPLFLASAVLSWKLAKMIEAREKEQKKKQKRQENIAKAKRTKKD from the coding sequence ATGCTTGATAATATCAAAGGCTGGGCTGAATATATTGTGGAATGGGCTGCAAAGGATCCATATGGATTTCTCACAACGGTGATCCTGGCTCTTACACCTCTCTTCTTAGCAAGTGCAGTACTGTCTTGGAAATTGGCAAAAATGATAGAAGCCAgggagaaagaacaaaagaagaagcagaaacgCCAGGAAAATATTGCAAAAGCTAAACGAACAAAGAAGGACTAA
- the SMIM15 gene encoding small integral membrane protein 15 isoform X1 — MWPFLCCEINGDINYFLVAGHTARMSSAESTQCLCRCLLQHIQKKAPCCSTHSPNNLERAVWGGGTLLLIRFSLLPLYENTAWSCCTSLNWSFLAPWVAEKMLDNIKGWAEYIVEWAAKDPYGFLTTVILALTPLFLASAVLSWKLAKMIEAREKEQKKKQKRQENIAKAKRTKKD, encoded by the exons ATGTGGCCATTCTTGTGTTGTGAGATCAATGGGGACATCAATTATTTTCTTGTTGCTGGTCACACTGCAAGGATGTCATCTGCAGAGAGCACCCAGTGTCTTTGCAGATGCCTCCTGCAGCACATACAGAAGAAAGCTCCCTGCTGCTCCACCCATTCTCCTAACAACTTGGAAAGGGCTGTTTGGGGTGGTGGGACTCTGCTACTTATAAG GTTCTCTCTTTTACCTCTTTATGAGAACACTGCCTGGTCCTGTTGTACATCGTTAAACTGGAGCTTCTTAGCCCCTTGG GTAGCAGAAAAGATGCTTGATAATATCAAAGGCTGGGCTGAATATATTGTGGAATGGGCTGCAAAGGATCCATATGGATTTCTCACAACGGTGATCCTGGCTCTTACACCTCTCTTCTTAGCAAGTGCAGTACTGTCTTGGAAATTGGCAAAAATGATAGAAGCCAgggagaaagaacaaaagaagaagcagaaacgCCAGGAAAATATTGCAAAAGCTAAACGAACAAAGAAGGACTAA